A window of the Streptomyces sp. NBC_00250 genome harbors these coding sequences:
- a CDS encoding ATP-dependent Clp protease proteolytic subunit, which yields MPPYGLDGHGDAPAGEAVYNRLLNDRIVFLGKEVDDDIANRITAQLLMLAADPTRDIYLYINSPGGSVTAGMAVYDTMQYIKNDVVTIAMGFCASMGQFLLTAGAPGKRFALPHTKILMHQPSAGFAGTASDIKIYVDQLKRTKLEMAELIAHHSGQSTETITRDSDRDRWFTAQEAKDYGLIDEVMQSTSALPGVGAVTPR from the coding sequence ATGCCGCCTTACGGCCTCGACGGACACGGTGACGCACCTGCCGGTGAGGCCGTTTACAACCGGCTTCTCAACGACCGGATCGTCTTCCTCGGAAAGGAAGTCGACGACGACATCGCGAACCGCATCACCGCGCAGCTGCTGATGCTCGCAGCGGACCCGACCCGCGACATTTACCTGTACATCAATTCCCCCGGTGGTTCGGTCACCGCGGGAATGGCGGTGTACGACACGATGCAGTACATCAAGAACGACGTCGTCACCATCGCCATGGGATTCTGCGCCTCCATGGGCCAGTTCCTGCTCACCGCCGGCGCGCCCGGCAAGCGCTTCGCGCTGCCCCACACCAAGATCCTGATGCACCAGCCTTCGGCCGGATTCGCGGGCACCGCCTCGGACATCAAGATCTACGTGGACCAGCTCAAGCGGACCAAGCTGGAGATGGCCGAGCTCATCGCCCACCACTCCGGCCAGAGCACCGAGACGATCACCCGCGACTCGGACCGCGACCGCTGGTTCACCGCGCAGGAGGCCAAGGACTACGGCCTGATCGACGAGGTCATGCAGTCGACGTCCGCCCTGCCCGGCGTGGGCGCAGTCACGCCCCGCTAG
- a CDS encoding dienelactone hydrolase family protein → MRTVTTRTVEYPADGLTMIGHLALPAGDDRRPAVLVGPEGPGLNDFQRRRADTLAELGYVALAFDINGGRWFTDPGEILARVTPLLADPDRMRGIGHAALDVLLAEPRTDPDRIGAVGYGTGGAIVLELGRDGVDLRAIGTVNALTTGRPGEAARIRCPVWAGVGSEDPIMPPRQREAFTEEMEAAGVDWRLVVYGGALHAFHHPPVDQAVVPGVGYHARHARRAWRDVVDLLAECLPVTE, encoded by the coding sequence ATGAGGACGGTTACCACGCGCACGGTCGAGTACCCGGCCGACGGCCTGACGATGATCGGGCACCTCGCGCTCCCGGCCGGTGACGACCGTAGGCCCGCGGTCCTGGTCGGGCCCGAAGGGCCGGGGCTGAACGACTTCCAACGCCGCCGGGCCGACACCCTGGCCGAGTTGGGATACGTGGCGCTGGCCTTCGACATCAACGGCGGGCGCTGGTTCACCGACCCCGGGGAGATACTGGCGCGGGTGACCCCCCTGCTCGCCGACCCCGACCGCATGCGGGGCATCGGCCACGCGGCGCTGGACGTGTTGCTCGCCGAACCGCGGACCGACCCCGACCGGATCGGCGCCGTCGGCTACGGCACCGGGGGCGCCATCGTGCTGGAACTCGGGCGCGACGGCGTCGACCTGCGTGCGATCGGGACGGTGAACGCGCTGACCACGGGCCGCCCGGGCGAGGCGGCGCGCATTCGCTGCCCGGTGTGGGCCGGAGTCGGGTCCGAGGACCCGATCATGCCGCCCCGGCAGCGGGAGGCGTTCACGGAGGAGATGGAGGCCGCGGGCGTCGACTGGCGACTCGTGGTCTACGGCGGCGCCTTGCACGCCTTCCACCACCCGCCGGTCGACCAGGCCGTGGTCCCGGGCGTCGGCTACCACGCACGGCACGCACGGCGAGCCTGGCGCGACGTCGTCGACCTGCTCGCCGAGTGCCTGCCCGTGACGGAGTGA
- a CDS encoding class I SAM-dependent methyltransferase: MREHLIDRPSDLDVVRESYDRVADNYADMVLTTGIGDIRRHPWHKASIDAFADRVGGLGPVLDVGCGPGTVTAYLAERGLDVSGVDLSPRMIENARRLHPQCRFSVASATDLDLAEASLGGVLGWWSLFNLPRDVLPQVLAQFTRALKPGGHFIMATHVGDEDMVRTEAYGGVPVRWTTHKWRPEQIVDLIERAGLLPVAELRLPPEEYSGPGLVVMAKRPG, from the coding sequence ATGCGTGAACACCTCATCGACCGCCCGTCCGATCTCGACGTCGTCCGTGAGTCCTATGACCGGGTGGCCGACAACTACGCCGACATGGTCCTGACGACGGGTATCGGCGACATCCGTCGCCATCCGTGGCACAAGGCGTCGATCGACGCCTTCGCCGACAGAGTGGGCGGGCTCGGGCCCGTCCTCGACGTCGGGTGCGGACCCGGAACGGTCACCGCCTACCTGGCCGAACGCGGTCTCGACGTGTCCGGGGTGGATCTCTCTCCCCGGATGATCGAGAACGCGCGCCGTCTGCACCCGCAGTGCCGTTTCAGCGTCGCCTCCGCCACCGACCTCGACCTCGCCGAAGCGTCCCTCGGCGGCGTGCTCGGGTGGTGGTCCCTGTTCAACCTCCCCCGTGACGTCCTTCCTCAGGTTCTCGCCCAGTTCACCCGCGCGTTGAAGCCGGGCGGACACTTCATCATGGCCACCCACGTCGGCGACGAGGACATGGTGCGGACCGAGGCGTACGGAGGCGTGCCCGTGCGCTGGACGACACACAAATGGCGGCCGGAACAGATCGTGGACCTGATCGAGCGGGCGGGCCTGCTTCCGGTCGCCGAACTCCGGCTCCCTCCGGAGGAGTACAGCGGGCCGGGTCTGGTCGTCATGGCCAAGCGACCCGGCTGA
- a CDS encoding SDR family NAD(P)-dependent oxidoreductase, which yields MQDRLAVVTGGTKGIGVSLSRRLVSTGYRVVALYRGDQESADLAAKELGAGFTALRADVSDADDVARVTELVLDAHGTPSVLVNNAGRNIDGPFLEMTTSDWDQVLSANLSGPFYMTRALAPAMLAAGGGSVVNVAATTGIRPRLNGANYCASKAGLLHLTKCLALELAPAIRVNSLIPGMIDTEEMRTRFRTDEQEYRDRLLAEIPQGRIGSPEEMADALEFLVSDKAAYITGQKFIVDGGQFMW from the coding sequence TTGCAGGATCGCCTTGCCGTCGTCACCGGTGGCACCAAGGGAATCGGGGTGAGCCTCAGCCGTCGGCTGGTGTCGACGGGCTACCGGGTCGTCGCCCTCTACCGGGGCGACCAGGAGTCCGCCGACCTCGCCGCGAAGGAACTGGGCGCCGGATTCACGGCGTTACGGGCGGACGTGTCCGACGCCGACGACGTCGCCCGGGTCACGGAGCTCGTCCTCGATGCCCATGGCACCCCGTCCGTGCTCGTCAACAACGCGGGCCGCAACATCGACGGACCGTTCCTGGAGATGACCACCTCGGACTGGGACCAGGTCCTCTCCGCCAATCTGTCCGGCCCCTTCTACATGACCAGGGCCCTGGCCCCGGCCATGCTGGCGGCCGGCGGCGGATCGGTGGTCAACGTGGCCGCCACCACCGGCATCCGGCCGCGGCTCAACGGAGCCAACTACTGCGCCAGCAAAGCCGGCCTGCTGCACCTCACCAAATGCCTGGCGCTGGAACTCGCCCCGGCGATCCGTGTGAACTCCCTGATCCCCGGAATGATCGACACCGAGGAGATGCGCACGCGTTTCCGCACGGACGAACAGGAATACCGGGACCGGCTGCTGGCCGAGATCCCGCAGGGCCGGATCGGCAGCCCGGAGGAGATGGCCGACGCCCTGGAGTTCCTGGTGAGCGACAAGGCCGCCTACATCACCGGCCAGAAGTTCATCGTCGACGGCGGCCAGTTCATGTGGTAG
- a CDS encoding aminotransferase class I/II-fold pyridoxal phosphate-dependent enzyme: protein MHDASRPTVPVRDRALRIQHFRPSVFSEMRDLAVRTGAVDVGQGAPAMAAPAALTAAVTAAVAKGLNQYSPAAGLPELRESVASYRRRTTGVRYRPDTEVVITAGATEALSAALLALCDPGDEVLTFDPCYDAYSACADLAGARLVTVPLASADDGFALDEAALRAGFGPRTRVLLFNTPHNPTGKVFTDEELAVVAALCQEHGVIVVADEVYEHLTYDGRRHRTIAALPGMRERTLVVSGAGKTFNVTGWRIGWACGPAPLVDALLSVKQFVTFSAGTPFQAAVAGALWDVEGWTAELREELSGRRTLLRDGLEAAGLPTLAGEGGYFVLADVRGWGYTDDVEFCRDLPTRAGVVAIPCSAFHHRDDAPRWLARFAFCKSAEAVTEAVARLGAAGKEIARG, encoded by the coding sequence GTGCACGACGCCTCCCGCCCGACGGTCCCCGTCCGTGACCGGGCCCTCCGCATCCAGCACTTCCGGCCCTCGGTCTTCAGCGAGATGCGGGACCTGGCCGTCCGTACCGGGGCCGTCGACGTGGGGCAGGGGGCGCCCGCCATGGCCGCCCCCGCCGCCCTGACGGCCGCGGTCACCGCGGCCGTGGCGAAGGGCCTCAACCAGTACTCCCCGGCGGCCGGACTCCCCGAGCTCCGCGAGTCCGTGGCCTCCTACCGGCGGCGCACCACCGGTGTCCGGTACCGGCCGGACACCGAGGTGGTCATCACCGCCGGTGCCACCGAGGCGCTGTCGGCCGCCCTGCTCGCCCTCTGCGACCCGGGGGACGAGGTCCTCACCTTCGACCCCTGCTACGACGCCTACTCAGCCTGCGCCGACCTGGCCGGCGCCCGGCTGGTGACCGTACCCCTGGCCTCCGCGGACGACGGCTTCGCCCTGGACGAGGCCGCGCTTCGGGCCGGCTTCGGGCCACGCACCCGGGTACTGCTGTTCAACACCCCGCACAACCCGACCGGAAAGGTCTTCACCGACGAGGAACTCGCCGTCGTCGCCGCCCTGTGCCAGGAGCACGGGGTGATCGTCGTCGCCGACGAGGTCTACGAGCACCTGACGTACGACGGGCGGCGCCACCGCACCATCGCCGCCCTGCCCGGCATGCGGGAACGCACCCTCGTCGTCTCCGGGGCGGGCAAGACGTTCAACGTCACCGGCTGGCGGATCGGCTGGGCCTGCGGCCCCGCCCCGCTGGTGGACGCCCTCCTCTCCGTCAAACAGTTCGTCACCTTCTCCGCCGGCACGCCCTTCCAGGCCGCCGTCGCCGGGGCGCTGTGGGACGTCGAGGGCTGGACCGCCGAACTGCGCGAGGAGCTGTCCGGCCGCCGCACCCTGCTGCGGGACGGGCTGGAGGCGGCCGGACTGCCCACTCTCGCCGGTGAGGGCGGCTACTTCGTCCTGGCGGACGTACGGGGCTGGGGCTACACGGACGACGTGGAGTTCTGCCGCGACCTGCCGACGCGCGCCGGAGTGGTGGCCATCCCCTGCTCCGCCTTCCACCACCGCGACGACGCCCCGCGGTGGCTGGCCCGCTTCGCCTTCTGCAAGTCCGCCGAGGCCGTCACCGAGGCGGTGGCCCGCCTCGGTGCGGCGGGGAAGGAGATCGCCAGGGGGTGA
- a CDS encoding SIS domain-containing protein — protein MQSRIDRYEEFLTKQYRGGFRKPEEYSIAEITPALRDRMKNGHFKRVVFTGMGCSAIVSDVVRAFFTSIDTELEFHVFNDYDFRYLIPESVIEDERTLVILSSYSGHSTEPLHVFHRLAHAHDRVLLLTSGGKLGDLGTEHGVSIARWQLSEPDREYPLFHVGQYFAILLDMFYELGLISQDFRAEVAALPDHLERDFTPAHRELARAAAARSEGANVIMLASPKWHESLLKLAKMHLNEIAMVPATRNYFHEFCHSEVATLSDPSRKHSVLILQDDEDDEYTKQKMANLIRLLTGDLPQNRNIEVTTIALDQPTFMRKYFTALELIQYLTLDLGRVYDTDSRNLISEAAGNPWYHGDTIRAELAQG, from the coding sequence ATGCAGTCGCGTATCGATCGGTACGAGGAGTTTCTCACCAAGCAGTACCGGGGCGGCTTCCGCAAGCCGGAGGAGTACTCGATCGCCGAGATCACCCCCGCACTCCGCGACCGGATGAAGAACGGTCACTTCAAGCGTGTCGTCTTCACCGGCATGGGCTGCTCGGCCATCGTCTCCGATGTCGTCCGGGCCTTCTTCACCTCCATCGACACCGAGCTGGAATTCCACGTCTTCAACGACTACGACTTCCGCTACCTCATACCGGAGTCCGTCATCGAGGACGAGCGGACGCTCGTCATCCTCAGCTCCTACAGCGGCCACTCCACCGAGCCGCTGCACGTCTTCCACCGCCTCGCGCACGCCCACGACCGGGTGCTGCTGCTCACCTCGGGCGGCAAGCTCGGCGATCTGGGCACGGAGCACGGCGTCTCCATCGCCCGCTGGCAGCTCAGCGAGCCGGACCGCGAGTACCCGCTGTTCCACGTCGGCCAGTACTTCGCGATCCTCCTCGACATGTTCTACGAACTGGGCCTGATCTCCCAGGACTTCCGCGCCGAGGTGGCAGCGCTCCCCGACCACCTGGAGCGCGACTTCACCCCCGCCCACCGTGAGCTCGCCCGCGCGGCCGCGGCCCGCAGCGAGGGCGCCAACGTCATCATGCTGGCGTCCCCCAAGTGGCACGAGAGCCTGCTGAAGCTGGCCAAGATGCACCTCAACGAGATCGCGATGGTCCCGGCCACGCGGAACTACTTCCACGAGTTCTGCCACAGCGAGGTCGCGACCCTCTCCGACCCCTCGCGCAAGCACAGCGTGCTGATCCTGCAGGACGACGAGGACGACGAGTACACCAAGCAGAAGATGGCGAACCTGATCCGGCTGCTGACCGGCGACCTGCCGCAGAACCGCAACATCGAGGTCACCACCATCGCGCTGGACCAGCCCACCTTCATGCGGAAGTACTTCACCGCGCTGGAGCTGATCCAGTACCTCACCCTCGACCTCGGCCGGGTCTACGACACCGACTCGCGGAACCTGATCTCCGAGGCCGCCGGCAACCCCTGGTACCACGGGGACACCATCCGTGCGGAGCTGGCACAGGGTTAG